The genomic DNA TGTCCTTCGTGATGACGGGCTGCGGCGGGAAGTCGAACACCTGCTCTTTGAGCGAGATGTAGGGGCGCACGCGGTCGATGAACGGCACCTTGACGTGCAGGCCGTTGTTCCACGTGTCGAGGTACGAGCCCAAGCGCTCCACGATGGCGGCTTCGGCCTGCGGGACGATCTTGATGCACGTGACCGAGAACAGCACCACGAGCACGACGATCACGATGATGGCGATCAGAAGCGGGTCGAGGGTGATCATGCTAGGACACCTTCCTTTCGACGATGAGCTTCACGCTCTCCTGCCCCACGATGCGCACGACGGCGCCCTGGGGGATGAACGAGCCGTCGGCGGAACGCGCGGCCCAGGTCATGCGGTTGTCGGTTTCCACGCGTCCGGTGAGGCCCTCGTTGTCGACGTCCTCCACCACGACGGCGGTCTGCCCGACATGGGTGGGCTCCTCCTGCTTTCCGCGGTCGCGGTACTTCACG from Eggerthella lenta DSM 2243 includes the following:
- a CDS encoding NfeD family protein, which gives rise to MSPFIWLAVAAVMAVVEVVSFGLITMWFVIGALAAFAANLLGADLLVQIVVFLVVSVVCLVALRPVFVKYRDRGKQEEPTHVGQTAVVVEDVDNEGLTGRVETDNRMTWAARSADGSFIPQGAVVRIVGQESVKLIVERKVS